A single window of Marinitoga litoralis DNA harbors:
- a CDS encoding PolC-type DNA polymerase III, whose product MNELLKNNEFCVLDTETTGLNPQNGDRIIEIAVYNIITEKDDYFVKDKFVTYINPERAIPYFITKMTGISDFHVSGAPRFFEIADDFLNFIYNKVLVIQNVGFDMKFLNNELRLCGYNSLNNNTIDTVLLSRKIFRTERRHNLDSIAERLNIRKNVNRHSAEGDVIITTEAFVKMRNIILNG is encoded by the coding sequence ATGAATGAATTATTAAAAAATAATGAGTTTTGTGTTTTGGATACAGAAACTACAGGGCTTAATCCGCAAAATGGTGATAGAATAATAGAAATAGCTGTTTATAATATTATAACGGAAAAAGATGATTATTTTGTTAAAGATAAGTTTGTAACTTATATTAATCCTGAAAGAGCTATTCCATATTTTATTACAAAGATGACTGGTATATCAGATTTTCATGTAAGTGGTGCTCCTAGATTTTTTGAAATAGCGGATGATTTTTTAAACTTTATATATAACAAAGTATTAGTAATACAAAATGTTGGATTTGATATGAAATTTTTAAATAATGAGTTAAGATTATGCGGGTATAATTCTTTAAATAATAATACTATAGATACTGTATTATTATCTAGAAAAATATTTAGAACTGAAAGAAGGCATAATTTGGATTCAATTGCTGAGAGGTTAAACATTAGAAAGAATGTAAATAGGCATTCTGCTGAAGGTGATGTTATTATTACAACTGAGGCTTTTGTTAAAATGAGAAATATAATATTAAACGGCTGA
- the ispG gene encoding flavodoxin-dependent (E)-4-hydroxy-3-methylbut-2-enyl-diphosphate synthase, giving the protein MFSKKVVYVGEIPVGGNNPITIQSMTNTDTLDTEKTIKQIINLSNAGADIVRVSVRTLEDIPSFKEICKNSTVPIVSDIHFDYKVAIESIKAGAAKVRINPGNIGESWKVKEVVKVAKEYNIPIRVGANSGSIKKEFENSNMPRYQALAESALQEVKIMEDLGFEDIVISIKSSDAKENFLANKYISEKVPYPLHIGITEAGIYEDALILSSAGLGALLLNNIGDTLRISIAGDPVQEVLVAKKLLTLLGFKKGTRIVACPTCARTEIKVEELASKVKEWTNGIEKDLTIAVMGCVVNGPGEAKHADIGIAGTKTGGAIFINGKIVKTVPENILENTFKEYIDDIKNG; this is encoded by the coding sequence ATGTTTTCTAAAAAAGTTGTATATGTTGGAGAAATACCAGTTGGTGGAAATAATCCGATAACCATCCAAAGTATGACAAACACAGATACCTTAGATACAGAAAAGACAATAAAACAAATTATAAATCTTTCAAATGCTGGTGCTGATATCGTCAGGGTATCTGTAAGAACATTAGAAGATATACCATCCTTTAAAGAAATATGTAAAAATTCTACAGTTCCAATTGTATCTGATATTCATTTTGATTATAAAGTTGCAATAGAATCAATAAAAGCTGGTGCTGCAAAAGTTAGAATTAACCCTGGAAACATCGGTGAATCTTGGAAAGTTAAAGAAGTTGTAAAAGTAGCAAAAGAATATAATATACCAATAAGAGTTGGAGCAAACTCTGGATCAATAAAAAAAGAATTTGAAAATAGTAACATGCCAAGATATCAAGCTTTAGCAGAAAGTGCTTTACAAGAAGTTAAAATAATGGAAGATCTAGGTTTTGAAGATATTGTCATTTCAATAAAATCATCTGATGCAAAGGAAAATTTCCTTGCAAATAAATATATTTCAGAAAAAGTGCCATATCCATTACATATAGGAATAACGGAAGCAGGAATATATGAAGACGCTTTAATCTTATCTTCCGCTGGATTAGGAGCATTGTTATTAAATAACATTGGAGATACTTTAAGAATATCTATTGCTGGTGATCCGGTACAAGAAGTACTTGTGGCAAAAAAATTATTAACTCTATTGGGATTTAAAAAAGGTACAAGAATAGTAGCTTGTCCTACATGTGCAAGGACTGAAATAAAAGTAGAAGAATTAGCTTCAAAAGTAAAAGAATGGACTAATGGAATAGAAAAAGATTTAACTATTGCGGTAATGGGGTGTGTAGTAAACGGACCTGGGGAAGCAAAACATGCTGATATTGGAATTGCTGGGACTAAAACAGGTGGAGCTATATTTATTAATGGTAAAATTGTAAAAACCGTTCCTGAAAATATACTCGAAAATACTTTTAAAGAATATATTGATGATATAAAAAACGGCTGA